The genomic region TGGAAAGATAAAATCCTTCGGTTGCATTTCAATCGAAATCGTGttgtacaaaatatttaaaaaaaggttCACCTTTGAAGCAGTTATGGAAAGTGCGCAGCTGGGGAATTGTagatgttaaaattaattaccaagACCAAAAACAAGACGGAAATCCCGTCTTGACGTGAGCATCGGTCTGAACCATTAAATTTACCCAAACAGAAGAAATATGCAGATACATATAACGAGTCATTTTGCGATAATAGCAAAACTGGTGAATCGTTTAATTAAGAAGTCGTTACGGATGTAAAATATGGTGCGTAAAGATAAGACCAGATAGAAGGAAATTAAAATCGGGCCAGCGCAAAAGCAAAACTAGGTCCTATCGAAATTGTGTGGAAGCCAGCTCGAACTTGATTTGTTTGGCAAAGTCCAAACACCAggcaaaattcaattttaaatacacTCGTCAAATTGAAACGTTACATAAAGAACAACCGATTGGGGCATTCTTATCTGTAAAGTGACTGCAAAATTCGCTacatcctctcgaaaaggtgAAGGATGTCAGCAGATTACTCTCGAAGCGATAACGACACTGTCGAGCGTAAATTCCGAGACGATACAACTGTACTAAAAAAGTAGATTTATTACTTATCACGTTGCCAAACGGTACCTACTTCAACCTTGGACGTAGATAAAGATTACTCTATTTTTAGGTACTCCCAGTAGTAGAGATTCGGAcgtttacatttatttatacgGTGAGGGTATTATTATGCTTCGATCATTCTCCCTGTTGCCAGTTTTGGATACGCAAATACGTCCAAAGCACCGCGTTACACCGTGCGCTTAACCCCATTGAATTCGTGTGGAACGAGTAGGTAGTtcatttgataaaaataaatcatttcacTTATCTAACTTATTGGATGTACTGGTTTACGAAATGTAGTACAAATGGAGTAATTTGCTTTTTGTGGAAGATTTCCTTAAGATTAATATCTTATAATCGAGATacattacatattttgaaaacttttgaaaatttataacGATAAACTTCTTGCTTAATTAACTTTCATGCCGATTAACAAtcagttaaaaataatcattCCGTTTTCAGTAAGACGGAAAAATTCCTTCAAAGAGAAACTACTTTCGCACTAATAAATTCTACAACGAGCACAAACTACAGTTCATCAAATTGCTGTAAAATGATTCActcactgtatatttaaatatgaaattgtATGTGCGACACGTAGAAACAAAGCCAGTCAAGATTTCTTCATTGTTAATGTAAACTCTCATAAAAACAAATCAGGAGAAAGCTTCTTACTCATCGACATGGAAGGCAACCTTACAAAGCAGACAACAAAGGTAACTGGTAATTATGACTTAAGTATCAACTGCAAAAGCGTcaaagaaaaataacaaaagaaATGTTAACTTAACAATAAACACGAAAGACTTTTTCGCATCTCTTTCAGAATGCTAGATCCACAGTTTTAGAATACTTCAATAGAGACTTGTCATACCAAATacttgttggaaaaaattctgCTGAAAATGAAGAGTTTCTTCAATTGGTACACCGAACGTATCAACGGCATGGAAggtattttttgcaaaatgaaCACCAACAGAATTTCTAAATGTGAAGCTATCTTAAATCCTTagaagagaaaatatttttgtttggcGATTACTTTGACATAGTCTGTTACTTGTGAACCACTGctttcttaaaattaaaaaaaaaaacatagatATTTAAAAGTAACTATAACTTCGAAAtggttaaataaatatataactttaaaagaatttcttcttctgatgACTATATCGTCCATATTCAATATCGTACACAAGATTAAAGACGAGAAGACCAAGAATAAACCCTTGAGGCACACCAGAAGAAAAACGCCTTCTATCATCATAACACATCACTGGCTAATTGTTAAATAAGAAGATGTACGTTTAGAACCATTCagataaaaaaatctacaaattAGTAACGTGCGTTCAAAAAAACGTGTGGTCAAGTGGCCTgctatttgtttttgtttctgttaacGTATGGAGTAGCctcatcagctgtcaaatatttcATGAAACGGGAAGTGGGGGACGAAGGAGCGGAAGTGGAAAACCATCAATACGCATTTCAGAAAGCGCTGAAAGAGTCGGGgaaataacataaaattaactgaaaacttcaatttgtcatttatcacAACCAATGAAGATATCTACGATCAAAATGGGGTTATATATTTAACGGATCTGTCAACTGAATAGACGACCCACGTTTGGAAAAAGGAAAAACCACAGCTTCCTTGACTACAAACTTATTTTTGTGCTACCATTGTTgtaattgacattttacgttgacGATTACCGTGCGGCAATAAAAAGGAGAAAACTCTAGTGCTGCAAAAGACAAACGAGAAAACTAAAGCATGAACAAATAAACTACTTGCGACAAATCAATTATTACTGAAAGGCAATTGTGTCCCCAATGTTATAAAACAAAGGGTGctttgtaaatacatattttgaaaatttgtacatTTTAGGTTAGGGGAGTTTATTTATAGAAATTTCGGTTGGTATGGCTACAAGCTCTGCAAAGTTGAATACATTTTCGTATTCTATGGAAtcattcaaaacaaaaatcttaCACCTTGTCAGTTGCTTCAGAACTGTTGTCTTTTAATCTCGAGAATCAAGAGAAATCACAAGGTGTCAGGTCAGGGCTGTAAGGTGAATGTTCCAATAATTTTACTCTCTAGGCCGCGAAAAAGACGCCTTGAAACGTCATCATACAAAACTGACACACTTTTAGGACGTCGCAAACTGTAATTTGGACCCTTGGAGATGCATTTGGCGCCTACCATTTTGTTTTGCACTTGCAGCAGGTCTAGATTTAGAGAAACAAGAAACAATTGTTCTTTTCCCTACACTTCTAAATACAtactaaatttagtattttacatatttacctAATTGTGATCACTGTTGGGCGtttgattttcaaaaatccGCAAAGTTTGCAAGGGTCATCGTGGCGGGCTTAAGATTTCTATgatactttttgtttttgaagtgTGACTCACTTTGTATATAAACTTTTAATTGTAAATCCCCCCTGTACAAACAAATCTGGTCAAGGATTTTCGCTGAGAATCTGCATCCTCATAAAAACCCAACTAGATGTCGtggcaagaaaaaaataatgagtCACAGTCACATGACTTGGAAAAAAGTGTCAAGACTGCGAGAAAGAAGTTGAGGTTAGGGCCACGACGCAAAAGACTTTTTGGTGTTGGTCGTCGAGATCGGAGATGAACTTTGCACCGGCAAAGCCTGCATACACGCCACGCGACCGCGTAACTAGGTTAAGTAACAGTTCCACCTACCTCTTTCACCTTGTCCCTGCGTTCCCTGGCGACGGGGTCGGCGTCTTCGCCGCCGCCGACCAGCGGATACTCTTTGCTGAGCGCAGCCGGCACCGTGACGATCGTCGCCTCCTGGGGCACGTCACCGACGTCCTCCCGAGCGGCGTTGTCGTCCGGCCTGGAGGCCGTCGAGGAGCTGCGCTGCAGCCGCGGCCGCTCCAGCACCTTGAGCTCGCGGTCCTCGTCGATCTTTTGGCGCAACTTCTCGCGGTCGTCGACGAGGTGCGGGTCGGCGAGGGCGTCCTCCTCGTGGCGGAGCAGACGAGGAGCCTCGCGGCTGTCCTCCAGGTGCGGCGGCGGCGGGATCAGCAGTTCGGGCCCGGCCCGCTTCATCTGGTCGTACATCTTGTACACGCTGTCGGCGGAGTTGCCGCGGAACTCGGGCAGGAAGAAGAAGGTGCCGAAGCAGATGAAGCCGAACGTGATGAACACCGAGAATATGATGTATTTCTCGCGAGCGCGGAACGAACGGCGCGAGAACGGCACTGGCACTCCGTTTATGAAACGCTGGTACGTTGGTAAAATGCCCGTCGAAGTCATCTTACCGGGGTCTAGCGCGATTTCCTGCTCGTCGGGCTGCTACGGGCACCAAGGACACGCCATTAATGATCGAGACTGACACTTGGAGTACTTGGACGGAAACATTGCACGCAGATTTCTGCAGGTGGGAACGGGGATGACAGTTGCTCGGTCGGTAATGACAACTGCTGGAACGTGTCGCCCTCTACCGGAATGGACGTGCGGCGTACATCCGACGCTCGCACACCACATCAACACCTGCAACCTGCAACCCACCTTACTCATACCCACGACCTGCTCTATTCATAACGGGTTGCTTCCGAGAAAGACCCCGTTTCCGCCGATGAGGGCGTCACAAAACGGGCGCTTCAGAATTATAAATAATCAATACGCAATATAACAtagaagaataaaaaacactaAACACCAAAACAACAATAAGGAAAACattcacgaatttaatttcaaagcagcaaaaaacaaattgaacaagaaaaattctcggtgacaaaaacttaagatgaataacaTCCCCAAAAAGtgcccgtacactagcgctctgcggggatcagtcaaattacatttttgaacaGGCCCGTTGTTTTTaaccaatatattttttttaatgttgtgtcaagttaaaacatccgatCGTctcaattacgagacaaaaaaaacaccattatttttcaattgtttcattgccaacagactcagttaTTGTTGATCACACTGTATTTGTAAGTACCATGCAAGAACCTAAATATGTGATTCCCAGTTTGACAGTTACATCTGCATGCCGCATGCGTCAATCACCGAATTGGTTTCTGTTTTTCATCATGACACACTGAACTCTCAAATTTTCTGCCCTTGAGGTCACTCCATGAAGAAAAGTAATTATTGGTAATTTAATGATTAAAGGCGGATCTCGACGTGTAAAGAATATGCCAGTTTAATGGCGCCAATAATAGTGGCACCACTTTGTTTTCACGAGATTCAACATGGCGTCAACTTTTTAGTTCTTTGGATCtctagaaaatataaaaaagaagtGGAATGATGGATGGTGGAATCTCAGACCGTAAGTTGTTCGAAAACtctgttgaaaataaaatttctttgaaAGTGGAACAAATCTAGTACAAAAATGATTATAGTGAAGATGTTTTCAAGTTGGATTTTACTTCACATGCGAAGCGTCACGTGCCTAGTTTTAGAATCACTGGTGGTAAATTGTTCTCTTTGTGAATGACATCGCTGGGTGTTTCTTCCCTTAAGAGGGGACATGGAGCTGGTAATAAAGATGGCGGCGAACAAATCACGAATATTCTCTGAGCGAAAACGAAACTCTCCGACCTAATCTTTTTTGAACCAGATAGTGCAATATGTCGGACTGGCTCTCTAAAGCACTATTCAATGGAAGTTGTCTTAAATGAGCAACCACCACTTTGGCAAAGGCTTCAAATTCGTCGCTTGTCAGAGCATCTGGTTCTTGAGCTACTTCCGGCAGAGGATTCACTGCGTCCACGTCGAcgaatttagtttttttataAGCTGGTTCTTCCTTGATACTCATGGATTTTTTCTTTGCTGTCGTCTTTTGGGGACTCGGGGTCGACTGATTTGAGGTTGACGGTGCGGAACGACCATCCGCTGAAGTCTCTTCCGCATCGGTACGgtaaaaatcataaaaagAAATTTCATGTTCCTCACTTTCTTCACTTTCCTCGACATCTCCTTGTAGCTCTCCCCATTCCTGAAAAATATTAGCGCATCGAAACGTCCTTTCTTTATCCACACAGTCTgcatcaaaatcaaaaaacaaccAATGCTGCATTCTAAGCTAAAATTACAACCGGCAACGCTGTATAGTGGAAAATTAAACAAGTAGGGTTTTGTCATTGTATCGGGTTGTCAATTATATCAGTTTATTACAATTTAACGATAAGcgatttgttttttcttcatcTCCTGACAATTTTATCACAATTTTTGACTTCGTAACCGCCaacttaataattatttaaattatgaatccaaaCGCATCGAAACCAACCAAACCAGCAAAAATTACTAACTgtagtgatttttatttttgacaacctACAATTCAACAAGTATGGTTTTTGCGTTTTTGATCTTGACACaataaaatgatgaaattAACACTTACCAAAGTACTTTTTGCGTCTCTCGTTTCCACAATTCCGTTCAAAAACCGATTCGCCACAGAAAACCATCCCACTGTTGGTTTGTAGATGGCGCCCGTTCCACTCTTGTACGAATTTAAAACTTTGTGACGTTCCAAAGTATAGGCATTTCGAATGCTGCGTATTTTCGCTTTGGCGGCGACTTCATCAAATCCAAAGACCGAGTCGGACATAACCTCGACAATTCTCCTCAACGCTTCTTCCCTTTGATTCCTGTCTTTGTACGAGGAAAGTTTGTAGTTCCACAGGCAGGGATGTTGTTCGTACGCCTCCAAGAACTTTATTATGACTTCTGACGACCATTTCTTTGACGGTTTCGCCATCAGCTGTTGCAATTGGAAAGTTGCAGCAATGAAGAGACGCGATCACGGTCACGACAAACACTAAAAAGTCTAGCTGCTGGTAATGATTAGTGGCGCCAGTCGAGTGGCGCCAATAACCTTGGCATATGGAAATTGTGCAGTAATTTCCCCACTCTCGGTTGAGAACAAGTCTGCGCATGTCTCATTCTGAACTGCGAACGAGAACTCGAGAACGCGTCCAATTCCAATCGTCCATTTTGTTTGCAACTGTTTTGCAATGCGGTTGACTCTCGAAAATACATTTTCCATTTGGTAAGTAGATATCAATTTACTTCTTTAAGTTGTTccttaacatttaaaataaaacgtttttgTATTGAATCATCCGTCGAAAAATTCACTTGCATAATCGTTACAATTGCATTTAGTCGAAAACCACGTGGTGATATTTCTTTACATTCTTTATGATGATTGGACCATGCACCATTCTTAATATTTCGTGCAGAGATATTCCCTTAAATATCTGATTCGTCATTATATTATTCAACTTCTTTAAATTCTGTAATTCACgtcttatattatttttttttcttccagaCTGGCTACTCAGCACCGCCTCAAGATTCCAATGGCAATAAATACATcacaaattatgaaatgtatgACGGTACGTTCGAgtaacactatttttttgcttaAATTCAGTAGGTATTAAGTAATATTTGTAATGATGACAACACATGCACCACGATCTTACACTTTTGTGAAGAGAATTTTCCACAAACAACTGACAGTGCTTGCATAATTCTTTTTAATGTATGTAATACTTCatcaacattaatttatttcctCATTTGCAGATTGATCAGCGCGATTCTGTAACCTGAAAGGGGCGAATCTTCAACTGCAGAAAAAATACCATGTTTATGTGCAGAAGAGAATGAAGCAGAATTAGAAAAACATGCAAGAACAGTGGAGATTTGAGATGTTCCCTTCATGCAACTGATAATGAAATATGAACAATTTACATTTGAGTAATTCTGTTTTGGCTAGATGTGAAACTGTAATtgatcaataaaatgtttgagcagtaaatttgttgatatttagAGGAAATTTGTTGCGGTGaatagttaaaaaataaaactgggagGGCTTGTGGAGGCATGGCTTCTGTGCAAACTTCCGCGCATTCGTGTGAATATTGTTAAATTAGAGGTTATGAATTtaaattgacaattttatCGCATTTATTTGCTCGTTGTGACATCTGCGAAAACTGTGGGTGATTTTACAGCAAACGAGTTGCCCAAATAACTAGAGAATAAATAAAGCAGTCGGTGTTTTGAGGTTAGGTCATCCACGGTGGGTTCAATATTTGGACTGTTGCGTAACATCTTCAATGAGACTCACTCTAATCCGGCGAGATTAGTTGCGAAAAATGGCTGCGAGAGCTGGACTGGACGCCGCTGGCctcattaaattcatcaaaaacAGCAAAGGATTCGATAGAGTCCTAGAAAAGGTGTGATCGAACACGCTTCAAAATTAGTTCTAGTTTTGTTCTGTTCTAGGTGAAAATACTCTCAGTAGGTGGTGGCAAATGCTCAGCAGAGATGAAAGTCGACGAAAGTCACACTAATCCAATGGGGGGCTTGCACGGAGGACTGTCTGCAACTCTAGTCGATTGCATTTCTACCTACGCGCTGATGTCTAAATTTGAGGGTCCTAACGTGTCCGTCGATATTCACATGAGGTATAAAAAGTATTGTTAGTGCAATGAGTCTTAGATCGTTCGTTTTCAGTTACTTAAAGGGGGCCACGATAGGGGATGAGATTTTGATCGATGCCAATGTTGTCAGGAGTGGCAAAACGTTAGCGTTTCTTGACGtcgagattaaaaataaagGGAGTGGGGCTATACTAGTCAAGGGGTCCCACACCAAGTTTTTAGTTCAGTGAAATGGTGTCTGTGATATTGTTTCttcgttatttttttatgaataaaaaaGTTCGTTCAATTTATTGTGGGAGAGTTGCAGGAATAATGCATGGTGAATATTCTGTTACGATACTTCACCTATTAGCAATAATCTGCACTACATTCATTCTCCATTTGCAACACTATTCTTTCTGTTTTTGAATATTCTGTTGCTAATCCTTTCTGCGTATACACGACACTCgtatattttttctgcaattGAAAATTCGCACAATGAGCCTAAAACATTGGAAACAACACTTCGGATTTGACGAGAATCTATACAGTGTAAATGCCACGgtctgttcatttcattaaaaatgcattatgaTGAAActgtttccgagaaagagccaatttctgccgatgagggcgccacaaAACGGGCGCTTCTAAGGTTCTGGATGATAATAAATAAGGTAGACACCAGAGAGTATAGGATAGAGGGGAAGCAGAAATATAAGTGTAAGTGACGACCTCTGGTGTTTCAGACTCCTAACTATTCAGTTTATAGGCTGCTAAGGGGCAACGGGGAGCGGGAGGAACAGTTTATTCATTATGTTTAAGAGTCTCACACACCAGAGGCGCTGAAAATCGTATACTATAATTTAACATTGGCTCTTATGGGTTGCTTCTCCTCTATCCTATACTCTCTGGTAGACACAACTCGTgagactccaaattaaaagagaggacattatcgatcaatgtcgtgagtgtgacaaagacaaaAGTACACTAtttttagggaattttgtgacTTGAAATTTTACGTGTCAAACATTAACGTTAcgccaaattaagtgagatgaTAATATTCGTCGCAACCGTTGTcgttatattatttattatcgagAACCTTAGGCGCTTCACGCTTAAATAAGAATAATaacaacacaaaaacaacgaacaataaggaaaagatccacgaatttaatttcaaagcagCAAAACTTAATATGAATAATATacccaaaaagcgcccgtacactGGCGCTCTGCGGAGATCACTCAAACTACATTTCCGGTTGTAATACAGCAGGTCCATGGTAAAAAATGCTTTAAGTTTCGCGCCACACCCTTTCTGCAAAAATTTTTTAGGGATAAAATGTTTTCTGCAGAATGATAATTTTTCTGCTGTCGGACCCAAGAGATGGCGATTATGGTTCAAAACGGTGCGACTCTCTCAATGAATTTGATTCATCCTTTGaaagttttcattatttatctGCAATAAATGACTTCTTCAATTTAATTACCGTCATCTCTTTTCACATCGTAACTTcctttttgttattatttaactGAGCTGTCTCATTACGTCATATTCCAAATTTTGTACGTAATCTTTGGCAAAGTGTgtctaaataattaaaaacaagataaaaaATAACCATTTGAAGAGTTGTAAAATTGatccagtggcggctcgtgacaACCCCTTGTACAAATGAAGTAATTATGAGTATCCAAATCTtggtttttattgttaatggATGACGCTTTCAAtactgtcaaaattgaaaacttctCACAAGCTTCTGCTTTGTTCTTAACAACATAACAaataatattgtaaattaaaatttggttttttaacaaatcaaAGAGATTTTGATAGCTCGTCTCGACAATCGCCCGATTTGTCACCTATTACCCATACTTGGAATACCAAATCCGAGTTATCTTGTCTGTCGCTAATAACGTAACGGTAACATTTTCACTCTATCTCATCAAGGTTTCACTATCGTCATTGCGTTATCAAGAATGACTTACACGTACAGTGAAAACTGCTCTATCACTTTATTAGTACGAGTGCTTACACTGGATCGGAACCAACACACAGCAAAATGCTTCTACCGATCCTCTACACCGTTTCCACTTTGGTAAAATATCCATTTTTTGatcacaacaaaacaaaaattgatacTTTCAGGATGCCATCGGTTTTGCCATGGTCATTACGATCATGAACCCTTACGCGGAGTCCTTAGGGGGTACCCAGTTCTACTTGGGGGTGCTGGGTTCCACCTGTGCTTTCATCGCACTGATATGGAACCCAATTGTGGTAAATAATGCGCGTtgaaatgaaatcctgggctgttgtccttttttaaagcgtagattaattggagcatgttgacagctaacctaaaattgaGAGCCAAACAAAtgttccttttttctttctttgcaatgttttacattaaaaatatttagaatagcttaacgattcctattctcgaagcaaatagctaagggcaccctttgttgaaaacaaactgttcaattatgtcccgattaaacataaacggcgggaaattcaaactttacactgttctaaatggtttaatttttccatggcctactcagcccaggatttcatttgaacgcgcgatacaatTAAACCACAAGAAATACGTAAACCTGGTGTCAACCAGTGCGTACACTACACTCATCACAAAtcttattttttgttcaaaaacttttattcctggttcgcaaaaaaaaatatctgttgTCCCAGATTACATCTTTGTCTGGCCACACTAAACAGTCTCCTGTGGTCCCTTTTTCATATATTTTGAAATCTTATTTATGGAAATTAATGTGACTACGTTTTAGGGCAGTTTGAGTGACAGCCTTGGCAGAAAAAAGGTTCTGCTCCAATGCCTCCTCATCTGCCTGGTCGGAAACTTCATGGTCACGTGTTCGTCATCTTTGACA from Tenebrio molitor chromosome 8, icTenMoli1.1, whole genome shotgun sequence harbors:
- the LOC138136182 gene encoding acyl-coenzyme A thioesterase 13-like produces the protein MAARAGLDAAGLIKFIKNSKGFDRVLEKVKILSVGGGKCSAEMKVDESHTNPMGGLHGGLSATLVDCISTYALMSKFEGPNVSVDIHMSYLKGATIGDEILIDANVVRSGKTLAFLDVEIKNKGSGAILVKGSHTKFLVQ
- the LOC138136180 gene encoding uncharacterized protein, with product MAKPSKKWSSEVIIKFLEAYEQHPCLWNYKLSSYKDRNQREEALRRIVEVMSDSVFGFDEVAAKAKIRSIRNAYTLERHKVLNSYKSGTGAIYKPTVGWFSVANRFLNGIVETRDAKSTLEWGELQGDVEESEESEEHEISFYDFYRTDAEETSADGRSAPSTSNQSTPSPQKTTAKKKSMSIKEEPAYKKTKFVDVDAVNPLPEVAQEPDALTSDEFEAFAKVVVAHLRQLPLNSALESQSDILHYLVQKRLGRRVSFSLREYS